Below is a genomic region from Paraburkholderia phenazinium.
GGTCTATGCAAGTTTTCAGCAAGTTCCCGTTCGAGCCACGTGAGCGACGCGTGGCTTAGTTCACCGTGGTGGAGACCCGGCAAGCTCGTGTCGAGCGCGAGAATCCGCACTGCGTCCACGTCGATGCCAAAGTGAAGCTCGCCTTCGGCAGGCAACCACAAGTGATCGTCGAAGGCGGCGCGCAAATGGTCCCGGTCATCGTGATTGCCGGGCATGACGGCAAACGCATGCTTTAACGGCGCGAGCAATTCACGCAGTGCCTCATATTCTTCGGGAGATCCCTCGTCCGTCAGATCACCAGTAATCAGCACGAGATCAGGAACGGGATGCAGCCGGTTGAGCGTTTCGATCGCGCGCGCGAACATCGCATTGGAGTCTACGAGATCCTGATAAAGCATTCCTCGCGGTCGAACATGAATATCTGAAAGTTGCGCGATCACTGTCATGGATACCCTGCTCTCCGGTCATGGTCTGTTGGAGGAAGACAATTCGATGTTGCGTGAAGGCTAAGCGACCAAAAATCGTTTGTGGCAAGCCAGTGCGCGGTAATCCAACGTCCATCGCGACTGCCCACATCCGCAGAGACGACACTCCGCGCTCCGGCGGGTTCCATTGGTCTAAAGTCGCTCCGCCAAAGCCGCAGCAAAAAAATCCGTCGCACGACGTACGCGTGCAGGCACAAATCGACGCTTCGGCCAGATGAGGCTCACATCCCGGGCATCGCTTATATATTCGTCGAAAATGCTGATCACGTCCGGATCCAGGAGCTCATCGGCAAGAGAGACTTTGGCGAACAGGCCAATTCCAACCCCGGCCAGCACACCTGAGCGAATCGTTTCGACGCTGTTGGACGAGAGATTTCCACGGACGGCCACACTAAACCGGCCTTGCGGCCCGACGAACGGCCAGTTCGCCGATTCGATCAGGCCTCCATATAAAAGGCAATTGTGATCGACGAGCTCGGCGGGGATCTTCGGCATTCCGTGTTGCTCGAAGTAACGACGGGAGCCGACGCACACGAGCGGAGTGCTGGCCACGCGCCTGACCACCGCATCAGGATCGTCGACCGGGCCCACACGAATCGCCAGATCGATCCTGTCTTCCACCATATCTCGTACGAAGTCCGAAAGAATCAGATCGACCTGAAGGCCGGGATTCAGCGCCAACAGGTCGGGGATAAGCGGAAGAATGTGCAGGCGTCCGAAAGTTCCGGACGCGGCGATCCTGATCAGGCCGGATGCATTGAGCGTGCTGCTGGTCAGTTCGCTATCGGCTTCATCCATCTCGTCGACCAGCGGCTTGGTCCGATCGTAGTATCTCTGCCCCTGGTCCGTCAGCGTCACGCTGCGTGTGCTGCGGTTGAACAACATCACGCCGAGGCGCTTTTCGAGCGCACCGATAGCCTTACTGATGGCGGACTGCGATTCGCCCGTTCGACGCGCCGCGGCGGAAAAGCCCCCCGCTTCGACAACAGCGATGAAGGCGTTCAATTCGTGAAACCGGTCCATTGCATCTCTCCCGTTTAACCCATTCTCTCTGAGAATGGATCTTATGGGAAATCGGCGGATTATCATCGCCGGCGATGACAATTACCATGAACTTGTCAATCACGAACAGGCAGAAGGTTTCAATGTCCACACTTACAGGCAAGATCGCCGTCATTAGCGGCGCAACGACCGGTATCGGTCTGGCGACGGCCAGGCGCTTTGTCGCTGAAGGCGCTCACGTGTTTATCTTCGGCCGTCGGCAGGCGCAGCTCGACGAGGCCGCCAGACTGATCGGTCGCAACGTGACGGCTATCAAGGCCGACGCTGCGAATCTCGATGACCTCGACCGTGTCGCTGCGGCAGTCAAAGAAGAAAAGGGTGTCGTCGACATCATCGTGTCGAACGCGGGCTTTACGGAGCAGGCTCCGATCGACACCCTCACGCCCGAGCATTTCGACAAGGCGTTCAACCTCATGGCCCGCGGCCCCGTCTTCATGGTGCAGAAGCTGTTGCCGATGATGACAGGCAGCGGATCGATCATTCTGGTCTCGTCAGCCATGCATCAGATGGGTATTCCTGGCCACACCGCTTACGCGGCGACCAAGGCGGCATTGCGTTCCTATGCCCGCACCTGGGCTGCGGAATTCAAGGATCGCGGCATCCGCGTCAACATGCTCAGCCCCGGCGCTACCGACACTCCGATTCTCGATTCGCAGTCGGACACTCGCGAGAATCTCGTGAAGATGTACCAGGGCATGATCCCGCTCGGTCGACTCGCCCAGGCCGAGGAAATTGCCAGCGCGGCTCTATTCCTCGCGTCCGATCAGAGTTCTTACGTGACGGGCTCGGATCTGATGGCCGATGGCGGGATCGGTCAGGTCTGACACCAGAGAAGCGCCGCCAGCGCGCTCCGATACATCAAGGAGATTTCAATGAGCTACGCAATCATCGGGCTTGGCAAGATCGGCACGGCCATCGCCCAGGCATTTTCCCATCAGGATATCGAAGTAATCGTGGCAGGAAGACGACCGGTTGATGCACTCGCGGCGGAGATCGGCCCGTTACTCGTGCCCCGGCGAATCGAGGACGCGGTCAAGGCGGACGTCGTCATCCTGGCCGTGCCCTTCGCCAATCACCGGGACATCGGGCGGGCTGCCGCCAACTGGGAAGGGAAGATCGTAATCGACGCGATGAACGCGTACGGCGTGCCTCCAGAGGAACTTGGCGGGTTGCCGTCGAGCGCTGCGGTGGCCAAGTCGTTTCCCGGAGCGAAGGTGGTGAAGGCCTTCAACCATCTGCCTGCTGCCACCCTGGCCCAAGGGGCGACGACACGGCAAGGCGGCCGGCGGGTCGTGTTCGTCTCCAGCGACCACGAAGACGCTAGCGCCTCGGTGGCGGCCCTGGTCGATCGTCTGGGCTTCGCCCCCATCGAGCTTGGCAAGATCGGCGAAGGCGGTCTGCTCGTTCAGGCTCGCGGCAACACGTGGGCACAACTCATTTTCCAGGACCTGACGAAGTTCGACTGAGGTCATATTCCGGGAACCGCTCCGCACACGCTTGCCGCACCTGTTCGATAACCACAGGCCACTGTCCGCCCAAAGGTTGGCGGAACAGACGAATCGTCCCGGGATACCAGGGCGAATCACTGCGTTCGTGCATCCAGCGCCAGTCGACCTCCTCTGCCGGCAGCATCACCCAGCAACGCGTTCCCGCTGATGCCGCGAGATGCGCGATCGACGTATCCACGCAGATCACAAGATCGAGTTGCGCGACGATCGCGGCGGTGTCGGCCATATCCGCGATCTCGGAGCCGAGATGCGACAGGGGTTGGTCGACCGGTGGTGCGGCAGCTTCATCCTCGCCCTCCCCCTTCTGCAGACTCACGAAACTGATTCCCGGCACACTCCAGAGCGGCGCCAACATCGTAAGCGATCGCAGCGAGCGGTGCGCATCGTTCTGATGTTTGGCGTTGCCTTTCCATACGAGACCGATCCTTCGACCCGGCGGCAGCCCCGCGAGGCGCACACGCCAGGATTCGACGAGGGACGGGTCGGGCTTCAGCCGCATAGGCGATGGAATAGTTTCAAGCGTCGTACCCAGATACAGCGGCGCGCTCAAGGGACTCGTCCAGTAGTCGTAACAGGCCGCCTTGGCCCGTCCCGCTTCGTGACTCAGCACCGCATCGACGCCCTCAGCCCTCGCGAAGAGCCGCTGCAGCGCCGGCCCGCAGACAAACGCGACCTCCGCCGCTCCTTGCGCCTTCAGCAGCGAAAAGTAGCGCCCAAAGTGAATCGCATCGCCAAGACCACCTTCCTGCCAGACCAGCAGCCTTTTTCCCGCCAAAGCTTCGCCACGCCAGCGCGGACGGCCAATGATCTTCTGCGTCCTGTGCTGGATGGAGTTGGGGTCCTCGTGACGCTCCTCGTATAGCTGCCATCCTTCTTCGAAGCGTCCCATGCTGATCAGCAGTGTAGCCAAGGCAAACTTCGCAACGTGATAATCGCCGTGGATAGCAAGTGCATCGCGGTAGGCATCCTCGGCTTCCGGCAGGCGGCCCAGCTCCTTCAATACATTGCCGAGGTTGCTGTAGCCCATGACAAAGCCCCGGTTCATTTCGACTGCCCGTTGATACGCTTGCGCAGCTTCGCGCCAACGGCCAAGCGGCCTCAGCACGACGCCCAGGTTGTAATGAAATTCGACGCGGTCAGGGCGAAGCAGCGCAGCCTGCCGATAAGCCGCCTCAGCTTCGGAGAAGCGCCCCTGGTCCTGCAGCAACGAACCAAGCTGGTTGTGGACATCCGCGAGATGGGGACGGACATGCAGCAATTGCCGAAACAGTGCCTCCGCCTCAGGCAAACGGTTTAGCTTTTTCAAAAGCGTGGCGAGGTTTAAGTACGCATCCACGAGGCCTGGGTTCGCAGCGATCGAACGGCGCCAATACGACTCGGCATCGTCGAACCGGCCCAGACCGAGCGAACTGACCGCTGCGATCTGCAACGCCTCAGCAAGCTGGTGCTCCGCTAACGGCGGCTCCATCTCGAGCAGCGGCGTCACCTTCGCGAGCGCGTCCGTGAATCGTGCTGCGTGGTCCGGATGCGCTGTCGACAAGTCATCGCGCGTGCTGGAGGGATCGCTTGTGGAGGATGAACTCATATCTGTTCAGAGAAATCAGGTCGCGACGCTTCGTGCTCGCAGCGGATAGCGTCCGCTGCGAGATGATAATCCTATCGGCTGCAGGCCGATCGCCTGGCGTATGTCACCTTCGTGTTACCTGCGCGCCATTCTCGTGCCATCATCGGTGTCAAAAGTTCGAACCGCACGCGATGATGTTATTTGTGCGCGGCGTATGTGCTATACATGCCGACGGGTCGAACATAACGACAGAGACGCAATGAAGACGAGGTCGATCGGGTTGTCGGCATGGCTGTGCGTGTTGGCGTGCACCGCGTTCGTCGCGGCGACGTCGTGCTGGTTCGTGCATCCGCTCTTCGCGGCAACGGCTGTCGCGGAAGCGCCCATAGCATCGCCGGCGGCCGATGAAACGGCCACGCTTAAACGCGGCGCGGAACTGGCTGCGATCGGCGACTGCGTCGTGTGTCATACCGCGAAGCATGATGCGCCCTTCGCGGGCGGCCGTCCGCTCGATACGCCGTTCGGTGT
It encodes:
- a CDS encoding phosphodiesterase — its product is MTVIAQLSDIHVRPRGMLYQDLVDSNAMFARAIETLNRLHPVPDLVLITGDLTDEGSPEEYEALRELLAPLKHAFAVMPGNHDDRDHLRAAFDDHLWLPAEGELHFGIDVDAVRILALDTSLPGLHHGELSHASLTWLERELAENLHRPVVIAMHHPPFITGIPYLDQYGLRNVGAFAELVSRYGNIDRIVAGHVHRSMQTRVGSVPVLTCPSTTTQIALRVEPDAEPASYLEPPAFMLHRWADPAGSAVSHLCYIGRFEGPLPFA
- a CDS encoding LysR family transcriptional regulator; translation: MDRFHELNAFIAVVEAGGFSAAARRTGESQSAISKAIGALEKRLGVMLFNRSTRSVTLTDQGQRYYDRTKPLVDEMDEADSELTSSTLNASGLIRIAASGTFGRLHILPLIPDLLALNPGLQVDLILSDFVRDMVEDRIDLAIRVGPVDDPDAVVRRVASTPLVCVGSRRYFEQHGMPKIPAELVDHNCLLYGGLIESANWPFVGPQGRFSVAVRGNLSSNSVETIRSGVLAGVGIGLFAKVSLADELLDPDVISIFDEYISDARDVSLIWPKRRFVPARVRRATDFFAAALAERL
- a CDS encoding SDR family NAD(P)-dependent oxidoreductase encodes the protein MSTLTGKIAVISGATTGIGLATARRFVAEGAHVFIFGRRQAQLDEAARLIGRNVTAIKADAANLDDLDRVAAAVKEEKGVVDIIVSNAGFTEQAPIDTLTPEHFDKAFNLMARGPVFMVQKLLPMMTGSGSIILVSSAMHQMGIPGHTAYAATKAALRSYARTWAAEFKDRGIRVNMLSPGATDTPILDSQSDTRENLVKMYQGMIPLGRLAQAEEIASAALFLASDQSSYVTGSDLMADGGIGQV
- a CDS encoding NADPH-dependent F420 reductase produces the protein MSYAIIGLGKIGTAIAQAFSHQDIEVIVAGRRPVDALAAEIGPLLVPRRIEDAVKADVVILAVPFANHRDIGRAAANWEGKIVIDAMNAYGVPPEELGGLPSSAAVAKSFPGAKVVKAFNHLPAATLAQGATTRQGGRRVVFVSSDHEDASASVAALVDRLGFAPIELGKIGEGGLLVQARGNTWAQLIFQDLTKFD
- a CDS encoding tetratricopeptide repeat protein, encoding MSSSSTSDPSSTRDDLSTAHPDHAARFTDALAKVTPLLEMEPPLAEHQLAEALQIAAVSSLGLGRFDDAESYWRRSIAANPGLVDAYLNLATLLKKLNRLPEAEALFRQLLHVRPHLADVHNQLGSLLQDQGRFSEAEAAYRQAALLRPDRVEFHYNLGVVLRPLGRWREAAQAYQRAVEMNRGFVMGYSNLGNVLKELGRLPEAEDAYRDALAIHGDYHVAKFALATLLISMGRFEEGWQLYEERHEDPNSIQHRTQKIIGRPRWRGEALAGKRLLVWQEGGLGDAIHFGRYFSLLKAQGAAEVAFVCGPALQRLFARAEGVDAVLSHEAGRAKAACYDYWTSPLSAPLYLGTTLETIPSPMRLKPDPSLVESWRVRLAGLPPGRRIGLVWKGNAKHQNDAHRSLRSLTMLAPLWSVPGISFVSLQKGEGEDEAAAPPVDQPLSHLGSEIADMADTAAIVAQLDLVICVDTSIAHLAASAGTRCWVMLPAEEVDWRWMHERSDSPWYPGTIRLFRQPLGGQWPVVIEQVRQACAERFPEYDLSRTSSGPGK